Below is a genomic region from Caulobacter rhizosphaerae.
CCGGACCCTCGACGAGGTTGCGTGGCGCATCCGCCCACGCGGCCTGTCGCACGATCTCTTCGGGAGGCGCGGTCGCTTCGGAACCCGTCGCCCGCGACGTCTCCGAGGTCGGTCGAGACGGCATGTCAGCCCTGACCGACAGCGGCGAGCGTGGACGGCGGACGGCGTCGGCGTTCGGCCCAGGCGCAGCATGGGCCGAGGGTTCGGACCTGACGGTCGAAACCGGAGACGCGAACACCGGCCTTGATCGCCGCTTCGGCGCGAGGTCGGGCCGTCGCCATGTCTCGGAGGGTCGCTCACGCAGCGCCGCCAGGGTCGGAACGGCCGCCTCGCGGCGGGACGACGGCCCGGTCGGGGCCGGATCGCGTGAGACCGGCGCGCGGGCCATCGTCTCGACCGGCGGCGGCGAGGCCTGGGGTTGGGTCGGCGGCCAGGTCGCCGGGTCACTGTTCAGGGACAACGGGACCTCGCCGGCCTCGGCCAGTTGGGACGTCCGCTCGGCGACGTACGCCAGCCAGTGGGCCGGCGCGCCCGGATACCGTTCGGCCAGGGCGTCCATGACCGGGTTCGGCGCCGGCGCGGAACGATCCTCGGCGGCGTGCTCCAGGGCCTGAGCGACAGAACGGGCCAGGGCGGCCAGGGCGCCCAGCCAACCCGAAAACAGGCGGCGAAGGGCCATGGCTTACGCCCGGGTCAGGGTGTCGAAGGACAGCTTAAGCTCCTCGATCGCCACCTCGCGGCCGAGGGCGTCGAACGACACCCCGCTCCATTCACAGGGCCAGGCGTTGTCCAGATTCCAGCGCAGGACCTCGGCCGTGCCCTTCACGTCCATCATCGCGATCGAGATGTTGCGGCGAGGCGTGCCCCCGGCCAGCACCTCCTTGAGCCAGTCCCAGAGCGCCGGGGTCTTGGTCAGGCCGTATCGCAGCGTGACCTCGGCGTATTCCACCGGTCCGGGCAGGGTCCGGACGATCTGGCCGCTGCCGGATTCTCGGTAGCGGATCGGATGAATCCGCACGCCCAGCCCGAAACACTCAGTGAACCGGACATCACCCATCTCGCGGGACGAAAGCATGAAGTTATAGTTGCGATAGACGTCGGGGAGCGCGCCGACCTTGGGCGCCGCCGCTGCTTCATCAGGCTTGTTGGCCATGACGGATCCTCTTCAAGGTTTGGGGGTCAGGCGGTCTCGACGGTGGATCCGACCGCCGTCTGGCCGATGCGGAAGATGACGAACTCGGCGGGCTTCACCGGCGCGATGCCGATGACCACCACCACCTGGCCGGCGTCGACCACCTCGGGCGGGTTGGTCTCGGCGTCGCACTTGACGAAGAAGGCGTCCTCGGGCCGCGCTCCCGCCAGGGCGCCCTGCCGCCAGAGCAAGGTCAGGAAGGCGCCGACATCGCGCTGGATGTCCTTCCACAGCGGACCGGCGTTGGGCTCGAACACCACCCAGCGGGTGCTGA
It encodes:
- a CDS encoding phage tail protein; this translates as MANKPDEAAAAPKVGALPDVYRNYNFMLSSREMGDVRFTECFGLGVRIHPIRYRESGSGQIVRTLPGPVEYAEVTLRYGLTKTPALWDWLKEVLAGGTPRRNISIAMMDVKGTAEVLRWNLDNAWPCEWSGVSFDALGREVAIEELKLSFDTLTRA